A single region of the Crocosphaera sp. UHCC 0190 genome encodes:
- a CDS encoding PCP reductase family protein, whose amino-acid sequence MNWTPEAEARLKEIPFFVRPAARKKIEKFAAEAGHNQITVEVHEQAKAKFGSK is encoded by the coding sequence CTGGACACCTGAAGCTGAAGCAAGACTCAAAGAAATTCCTTTTTTTGTCCGTCCCGCAGCCCGCAAGAAGATTGAAAAGTTTGCTGCGGAGGCAGGTCATAATCAAATTACCGTAGAAGTTCACGAACAAGCAAAAGCCAAGTTTGGCAGTAAGTAG